The following proteins are encoded in a genomic region of Rhodoflexus caldus:
- a CDS encoding PKD domain-containing protein — protein MKKLAKLSYLVVAAVVLLASNCKKEDPPPAPTGDFTFSPANPTTQTTVSFTATAQNATSFQWTSDPPVFTANTQNPTFTFTQAGTYQVTLTITGAGGSIRVTKAVTVVNPPPSNVDFSFTPAAPETGQTVNFTAVGQNVTSYQWSSNPTGFSSTQQNPSHAFATAGTYQITLVATGAGGSVTVNKTLTVTAPRPTADFTFTPASPRTGEAVTFTATATNANQFQWSSNPAGFSSTQQNPTHTFTTAGTYQITLVATGPGGSVTVNKNLTVTPAPQPAPTASFTFSPASPEEGEEVTFTATTTNTTSVTWSFGSPAIPNSTQNNPRVTYATIGTYTVTLTARGPGGEVQARQTITVRARSGGGGFCTGENPCNLPLCFPIRSTLTISGAGGGTGTFTYEYTTMNNNRLLSRFVNTLNAGGFTTTTTTTLTYDNQGRNIRSTTTVQSPFNNSTTVVESQYNGCRKTRDVTTTNGVVTGSVTYEYDGQGRLIRTTDFNATNQQIGYSLYENFNAQGQPQTERQFEGSGAGTLAATITTTYTNCQPTRIIGRNPAGATISDITNTLDSRNLIIRTVTVSTTGGVNTTATQDITYECQ, from the coding sequence ATGAAAAAACTCGCTAAACTATCGTACCTCGTTGTGGCAGCCGTCGTACTGCTTGCCTCCAATTGCAAGAAAGAAGACCCGCCGCCCGCACCTACGGGCGATTTTACGTTCAGTCCTGCCAATCCGACTACGCAAACTACCGTATCGTTTACAGCCACGGCACAGAATGCGACATCGTTCCAGTGGACTTCCGACCCACCCGTATTCACTGCTAATACCCAAAACCCAACCTTTACTTTCACACAGGCAGGAACGTATCAGGTTACACTTACCATCACGGGTGCAGGAGGGTCTATCCGCGTTACCAAGGCTGTAACGGTGGTCAATCCGCCGCCGAGCAATGTGGATTTCAGCTTTACACCTGCTGCCCCCGAAACGGGGCAAACCGTTAATTTTACAGCCGTCGGACAAAATGTAACTTCCTATCAATGGAGTTCCAACCCTACGGGCTTTAGCTCTACGCAACAAAACCCCTCACATGCGTTTGCAACTGCCGGCACTTATCAAATTACCCTTGTTGCCACAGGGGCGGGCGGCTCGGTAACAGTCAATAAAACACTCACCGTTACGGCTCCGCGCCCAACTGCCGATTTTACGTTTACCCCTGCATCACCTCGCACGGGCGAAGCGGTAACTTTTACGGCAACGGCAACCAATGCCAACCAATTCCAGTGGAGTTCCAATCCCGCGGGCTTCAGTTCTACGCAACAAAACCCAACGCACACCTTCACTACGGCAGGAACGTATCAGATTACGCTTGTTGCCACAGGGCCGGGCGGCTCGGTAACGGTCAATAAAAACCTGACCGTTACGCCTGCTCCGCAACCTGCGCCTACGGCTTCGTTCACATTCAGCCCTGCCAGCCCGGAAGAAGGCGAAGAGGTTACTTTTACGGCTACCACTACCAATACAACATCGGTAACATGGTCGTTTGGAAGCCCTGCCATTCCCAACAGCACACAAAATAATCCGCGAGTAACGTATGCTACGATAGGCACTTATACGGTTACGCTCACGGCACGCGGCCCGGGCGGTGAGGTGCAGGCAAGGCAAACCATTACCGTTCGTGCCCGCTCCGGCGGCGGCGGATTCTGTACAGGAGAAAATCCTTGTAATCTGCCATTGTGTTTCCCTATTCGCTCTACGCTGACCATATCGGGTGCAGGCGGCGGCACAGGCACTTTCACCTACGAATACACCACTATGAACAACAACCGACTGCTTTCGCGCTTTGTCAATACTTTGAATGCGGGCGGATTTACTACTACCACAACTACCACGCTGACCTATGACAACCAAGGACGAAACATCAGAAGTACGACTACGGTACAATCACCGTTTAATAACTCCACCACAGTAGTTGAATCGCAATACAACGGATGCCGCAAAACGCGCGATGTAACCACGACCAACGGCGTAGTAACAGGCTCTGTTACCTACGAGTACGATGGTCAAGGACGGCTGATTCGCACCACCGATTTCAATGCCACCAACCAACAAATCGGCTACAGCCTGTACGAGAACTTCAACGCACAAGGGCAGCCGCAAACCGAACGGCAATTTGAAGGCAGCGGGGCAGGCACGCTTGCGGCTACCATTACTACGACTTACACCAACTGCCAACCTACACGCATCATCGGGCGAAATCCGGCAGGCGCAACCATATCCGACATTACCAATACGCTGGACAGCCGCAACCTGATTATCCGCACTGTAACGGTTTCTACAACCGGAGGTGTTAACACCACCGCCACGCAAGACATTACTTATGAGTGTCAGTAA
- the dapB gene encoding 4-hydroxy-tetrahydrodipicolinate reductase, with amino-acid sequence MKIMLLGYGKMGKTIETIALAKGYTITHRITIDNRHELDDYRPGDADVAIEFTSPESAVANLEFCLRNQLPVVCGTTGWLAHFEDISRRFREANGALFYASNYSIGVNIFFELNRLLAQWMVAHQAYKPAITEIHHTEKKDAPSGTAITLAEDILAAYKQLQGWGLVPQASDNQLPITAIREPHVPGTHTIRYDSPIDTIEVTHTAHSREGFARGALQAAEWIVGKKGVFGMKDMLAF; translated from the coding sequence ATGAAAATTATGTTATTGGGCTATGGCAAAATGGGTAAAACCATTGAAACCATCGCCTTAGCCAAAGGATATACCATCACACACCGCATCACCATAGACAATCGGCATGAGTTGGACGACTATCGCCCCGGTGATGCAGACGTAGCCATAGAATTTACTTCTCCCGAGTCGGCGGTTGCCAATTTAGAATTCTGCCTGCGCAACCAACTGCCCGTAGTTTGCGGTACAACGGGTTGGCTGGCGCATTTTGAGGACATCAGCCGTCGTTTTCGCGAAGCCAACGGGGCGTTGTTCTATGCCTCTAATTACAGCATCGGGGTAAATATTTTCTTTGAACTCAACCGCCTGTTGGCGCAATGGATGGTGGCGCATCAAGCCTACAAACCTGCCATTACCGAAATTCACCATACGGAAAAAAAAGATGCGCCAAGCGGAACAGCCATCACGTTGGCAGAAGATATTTTGGCTGCCTACAAACAATTGCAAGGCTGGGGGCTTGTGCCACAAGCAAGCGATAACCAACTACCGATTACAGCCATTCGCGAGCCGCATGTGCCCGGCACGCACACCATCCGCTACGATTCGCCGATTGATACCATAGAAGTTACACACACGGCTCACAGCCGCGAAGGTTTTGCCCGAGGAGCACTGCAAGCCGCTGAATGGATAGTTGGCAAAAAAGGCGTATTCGGAATGAAAGACATGCTTGCTTTTTAG
- a CDS encoding arginase family protein — MRSYFAILPLQLPNTFADMTLSLLFESVHEHMTAYTTHPFSGMGSAIFNDLQALPDWQSIDIAFFTVGWEASADDPFRKAFYNLRQSNKTYRLADLGCLKAGIDATETRLRLQDVCEFLMQKRITPCIIGHAHELDLGQFMAYQSAGQLVYVLQIDQKLDLQIHGDKPDHLNEIITCQPNFLLGAGLLGYQQYINDTAHLELWQRLGFDLMSLGRMRDHMKEAEPLIRTAHMVSFDVCALKPFFFPPHQPVPFGLTTEEACQIAWYAGKSEHLSSFGLYGYQPQQDPYGLMASLLATMLWYFIEGYDKESKQPDFSGIEFIKYVVPIGTAYSLVFYKHAQSDKWWLELPHEESALLNFGKPRAIPCSYTDYVTACNGVPPDCWVRLSARLN, encoded by the coding sequence TTGCGAAGTTATTTCGCAATTTTACCGCTGCAACTGCCCAATACTTTTGCCGATATGACTTTGTCATTACTTTTTGAAAGCGTACATGAGCATATGACAGCCTATACCACACATCCTTTTTCGGGGATGGGTTCGGCTATTTTTAACGATTTGCAAGCCTTGCCGGACTGGCAGTCCATTGATATTGCTTTTTTTACTGTCGGGTGGGAGGCCTCTGCCGATGACCCCTTTCGCAAGGCTTTTTACAACTTGCGCCAAAGCAATAAAACCTACCGATTAGCCGATTTGGGTTGCCTGAAAGCAGGCATTGATGCTACCGAAACACGCTTGCGTTTGCAGGATGTTTGCGAATTTTTGATGCAAAAACGGATAACTCCCTGCATCATAGGCCATGCGCATGAGCTGGACTTAGGGCAATTTATGGCCTACCAATCGGCAGGGCAATTGGTGTATGTGCTGCAAATAGACCAGAAGCTGGATTTGCAAATTCACGGCGATAAGCCCGACCACTTAAATGAAATCATCACCTGTCAGCCTAATTTCTTATTGGGTGCAGGGCTGCTCGGCTATCAGCAATACATCAATGATACGGCGCATTTAGAACTTTGGCAGCGGCTTGGCTTTGACCTGATGAGCCTTGGCAGAATGCGCGACCACATGAAAGAGGCCGAGCCGCTTATCAGGACGGCGCATATGGTAAGTTTTGATGTATGCGCGCTGAAGCCTTTTTTCTTCCCGCCACACCAGCCTGTACCGTTCGGGCTGACCACGGAAGAGGCTTGCCAAATAGCATGGTATGCGGGCAAAAGCGAGCATCTTTCATCGTTCGGGCTGTACGGCTATCAACCGCAACAAGACCCCTATGGACTGATGGCATCGCTGCTGGCAACCATGTTGTGGTATTTTATTGAAGGCTATGACAAAGAAAGCAAACAGCCCGATTTTTCAGGCATTGAGTTTATCAAATATGTAGTGCCCATCGGAACGGCTTACAGTTTGGTATTTTACAAACACGCACAGAGCGATAAATGGTGGCTCGAGTTACCACATGAGGAATCGGCACTGCTTAATTTCGGTAAGCCGCGAGCCATTCCATGTAGCTATACGGACTATGTTACTGCCTGCAATGGCGTTCCGCCTGACTGCTGGGTAAGGCTCTCGGCACGTTTGAACTAA
- the rplB gene encoding 50S ribosomal protein L2 — MAVKKLRPVTPGTRFRIAPTFSEITKSTPEKSLTVPLKKTGGRNNTGKMTMRYIGGGHKRKYRLIDFKRDKHNVPAIVEAIEYDPNRTARIALLKYEDGEKRYIIAPEGIKVGQTVMSGANVAPELGNALPLASIPVGTIVHNIELKPGAGGNIARSAGSYAQLLGRDGKYASLRMPSGETRLVLTTCFATVGTVSNSDHMNESVGKAGRNRWKGIRPRTRGVAMNPVDHPMGGGEGRASGGHPRSRKGLYAKGKKTRTPKKYSNRFIISRRKK; from the coding sequence ATGGCAGTAAAAAAACTGAGACCAGTAACACCGGGTACTCGTTTTCGCATTGCGCCTACTTTCAGTGAGATTACAAAATCAACGCCCGAAAAGTCGTTGACTGTACCTCTGAAAAAAACAGGCGGACGAAACAATACCGGTAAGATGACCATGCGCTACATTGGCGGAGGTCATAAGCGCAAGTATCGCCTCATTGATTTCAAGCGGGACAAGCACAATGTGCCTGCAATCGTAGAGGCTATTGAGTACGATCCAAACCGTACAGCACGCATCGCTCTTCTGAAATACGAAGACGGTGAAAAACGTTACATCATTGCTCCGGAAGGAATTAAAGTTGGCCAAACCGTTATGTCAGGTGCTAACGTTGCTCCTGAATTGGGTAATGCCCTTCCTCTTGCATCTATTCCGGTAGGTACTATCGTTCACAACATCGAGCTGAAGCCCGGCGCAGGCGGCAACATTGCCCGCAGTGCAGGTTCTTATGCACAGTTGCTCGGACGCGACGGCAAATACGCATCTTTGCGTATGCCTTCAGGCGAAACCCGCTTGGTACTGACCACTTGCTTCGCTACCGTAGGTACTGTTTCTAACAGCGACCACATGAACGAAAGCGTAGGCAAAGCAGGTCGTAACCGTTGGAAAGGCATCCGTCCTCGCACCCGTGGTGTGGCGATGAACCCTGTAGATCACCCGATGGGTGGTGGTGAAGGACGTGCTTCAGGCGGTCATCCACGCTCACGCAAGGGCTTGTATGCAAAAGGCAAGAAGACACGCACGCCTAAGAAGTACTCAAATCGTTTTATTATTAGCAGGAGGAAGAAATAA
- the rpsS gene encoding 30S ribosomal protein S19, translating to MGRSLKKGPYIDHNLAKKVDAMNASNKKAVIKTWSRRSMISPDFIGHTFAVHNGNKFIPVYVTDNMVGHKLGEFAPTRTFKGHTAKKDKGKR from the coding sequence ATGGGACGTTCGCTTAAGAAAGGGCCATATATAGACCACAACCTGGCCAAAAAAGTGGATGCCATGAATGCATCCAATAAAAAAGCGGTAATCAAAACATGGTCTCGCCGCTCAATGATATCCCCCGATTTTATCGGACATACTTTTGCCGTACACAATGGCAATAAGTTCATTCCTGTTTACGTAACAGATAACATGGTAGGTCATAAACTCGGAGAGTTTGCCCCTACACGCACCTTCAAAGGACACACAGCCAAAAAAGACAAAGGCAAAAGGTAA
- the rplV gene encoding 50S ribosomal protein L22: protein MEAIAKLNNCPTSPRKMRMVADMVRGQKVSRALSILKYEARSGAAKLEKLLLSAIANWEQKNPDKRIEDANLYVKTIFVNEGKMLKRLRPAPQGRAHRVRKRSNHVTIVVDEMLGMNMAAPVQEETQTNA, encoded by the coding sequence ATGGAAGCTATCGCAAAATTGAACAACTGCCCCACCTCGCCGCGCAAAATGCGTATGGTTGCCGATATGGTAAGAGGTCAGAAGGTAAGTCGGGCACTCAGCATATTGAAGTATGAAGCACGCTCCGGTGCTGCTAAACTCGAGAAACTCCTGCTGTCGGCAATTGCCAACTGGGAGCAAAAAAATCCTGATAAGAGAATCGAGGATGCCAACTTGTACGTGAAGACAATTTTTGTAAACGAAGGCAAAATGTTGAAGCGTCTCCGTCCTGCGCCGCAAGGCCGTGCACACCGTGTTCGCAAGCGTTCTAACCATGTTACCATCGTAGTAGATGAAATGCTGGGTATGAACATGGCAGCGCCTGTACAAGAAGAAACTCAAACTAACGCTTAA
- the rpsC gene encoding 30S ribosomal protein S3 gives MGQKVNPIGLRLGIIKGWDSNWYGGKDFSEKLVEDEQIRKYLNARIPKGGISRIIIERTLKRLTITINTARPGVVIGKQGAEVDKIKEELKKLTKKDVQINIFEIKRPEIDARLIGQTIAQQLEARISFRRAMKKAISDAMRVGAQGIKVRLSGRLGGAEMARTEEYKEGRVPLHTLRADIDYAITEALTVYGKIGIKVWVFKGEVYGRPDLSPITGTLARNEGGQGGGEERSGGERRRGGNERGGRGGSERGRGGRGDRGGNNRGGGKRK, from the coding sequence ATGGGACAAAAAGTTAATCCTATAGGTCTTAGATTAGGTATCATCAAAGGATGGGACTCTAATTGGTATGGTGGCAAAGATTTCTCTGAAAAGCTGGTTGAAGACGAGCAAATCAGAAAATATCTGAACGCCCGTATCCCCAAAGGCGGTATTTCACGCATTATCATTGAGCGTACACTCAAGCGCCTCACCATTACTATCAACACTGCTCGCCCGGGTGTGGTGATTGGTAAGCAAGGTGCCGAAGTGGACAAAATCAAAGAAGAATTGAAGAAACTGACCAAAAAGGATGTTCAAATCAATATCTTCGAGATTAAGCGCCCTGAAATAGATGCACGCCTGATTGGCCAAACCATTGCACAGCAATTGGAAGCACGTATTTCCTTCCGCCGTGCCATGAAAAAGGCTATCAGCGATGCCATGCGTGTAGGTGCTCAGGGTATCAAAGTGCGTTTGTCAGGCCGTTTGGGCGGTGCTGAAATGGCACGTACCGAAGAGTACAAAGAAGGTCGCGTACCTCTGCACACACTGCGTGCCGACATTGATTACGCCATTACTGAGGCTTTGACCGTTTACGGCAAAATCGGTATCAAAGTATGGGTATTCAAAGGTGAAGTTTATGGTCGTCCCGACTTGTCTCCTATCACCGGTACTTTGGCACGCAATGAAGGCGGCCAAGGCGGCGGCGAAGAGCGCAGCGGCGGTGAGCGTCGTCGTGGCGGTAATGAGCGCGGCGGTCGCGGTGGCAGCGAGCGTGGCCGTGGTGGACGCGGCGACCGTGGTGGTAACAACCGCGGTGGCGGAAAACGCAAGTAA
- a CDS encoding tetratricopeptide repeat protein, with amino-acid sequence MELHERLEAGIIQSRNGNHLAAIELFEAILQQKSDYVPALYHIGYNHFLMQRFELAMHYYERALTIEPDNAHIISEKAVLLFHQDDKEASLAAMNRAQELEPENPYRYASRAFIKDAMGDIKGAIADYQRALELDPDDAVCLNNLGLLEEKLGYKEAAQKKFIRADELAKKLGYSFKNTPPKPAESADKFSNQQADATQPGRSSQPEKPQPITPAETSKRQPSVGQMMWRIITDSSLRSEFWEFIKQKLGLTKK; translated from the coding sequence ATGGAGTTACACGAGCGATTGGAGGCCGGCATTATTCAAAGCCGTAACGGAAATCATTTAGCAGCTATTGAGCTTTTTGAAGCCATCTTGCAGCAAAAAAGTGATTACGTTCCGGCACTGTATCACATTGGCTACAATCACTTCCTGATGCAGCGTTTCGAGCTTGCCATGCACTACTACGAGCGTGCGCTGACCATAGAACCCGATAACGCACACATTATCAGTGAAAAAGCTGTCTTACTGTTCCATCAGGACGACAAAGAGGCATCGCTTGCCGCAATGAACCGTGCACAGGAGTTAGAACCCGAAAACCCTTACCGATATGCCAGTCGTGCGTTCATTAAAGATGCCATGGGCGATATCAAAGGTGCAATAGCCGATTATCAGCGAGCACTTGAATTAGACCCTGACGACGCGGTTTGTCTCAACAATTTGGGTTTGCTGGAAGAAAAGCTCGGCTATAAGGAAGCAGCCCAAAAGAAGTTTATCCGCGCCGATGAACTTGCCAAGAAATTAGGTTATTCTTTTAAAAACACTCCGCCTAAACCTGCCGAAAGCGCCGACAAGTTTTCCAATCAGCAGGCAGACGCTACCCAACCCGGGCGTTCGTCTCAACCCGAAAAGCCACAGCCGATAACGCCTGCCGAAACAAGCAAACGACAGCCCTCTGTTGGCCAAATGATGTGGCGCATTATTACAGACAGTAGCCTCCGCAGCGAGTTCTGGGAGTTTATTAAGCAAAAATTGGGTTTGACAAAAAAATAA
- a CDS encoding ABC transporter substrate-binding protein produces the protein MTTIKLALDWFTNSLHTGIVVAQAKNWFAEASIELLLVSPESDNYATDTLQKLINGSVDIAICPPELLIEAYQKNNRDYVAVAALLQSQATGFAVRAASAGETSRYAALQLPYEALIVQHMAKYARISAPQTIVVNKLDTWEAFKNKEAELCWGFYPWEGAEMETNGIAGRWIPLHEADIPYPNCPLLVCKKSWAQQNSRLLKTLLHVISAGFYFAHDHIREAIDILAKHIPTNAHFHEKMLFKAVVATNQFSLDMFERWGTIQIPLFRQYLNWLGENGALHFQINAEEMLTNEFLE, from the coding sequence ATGACCACAATCAAACTTGCTTTGGACTGGTTTACCAACAGTCTGCACACAGGCATTGTAGTTGCACAGGCAAAAAATTGGTTTGCCGAGGCATCCATCGAGCTTTTACTGGTAAGCCCTGAATCAGATAATTATGCTACCGATACGCTGCAAAAACTCATCAACGGGAGTGTGGATATTGCGATTTGTCCGCCTGAGTTGCTGATAGAAGCCTACCAGAAAAATAACCGCGACTATGTGGCGGTGGCGGCGTTACTTCAATCGCAAGCTACCGGTTTTGCTGTTCGGGCTGCATCGGCCGGGGAAACATCCCGCTATGCCGCTCTCCAATTGCCGTATGAGGCGTTGATTGTTCAACACATGGCCAAATACGCCAGAATATCTGCTCCGCAAACGATTGTTGTTAATAAATTGGACACATGGGAGGCTTTTAAGAACAAAGAAGCCGAGCTTTGTTGGGGCTTTTACCCTTGGGAAGGCGCCGAGATGGAAACGAATGGTATTGCGGGGCGATGGATACCGTTGCATGAGGCCGATATTCCTTATCCTAACTGTCCGCTGCTGGTATGTAAGAAAAGTTGGGCGCAACAAAACAGCCGCTTGCTGAAAACATTGCTGCATGTAATTAGCGCCGGTTTTTATTTTGCGCACGACCACATCCGTGAAGCCATTGACATATTAGCAAAGCACATACCGACCAACGCACATTTCCATGAAAAAATGCTTTTTAAGGCGGTTGTTGCTACTAATCAGTTCAGTTTAGACATGTTTGAACGCTGGGGCACTATACAGATTCCGCTTTTTCGGCAATATCTTAACTGGCTGGGCGAAAATGGTGCGCTGCATTTTCAAATCAATGCAGAAGAAATGCTGACCAATGAGTTTTTGGAATAA
- a CDS encoding fructosamine kinase family protein: protein MFSADAQNQFFESVLFEATGWEHQIEDMQFLHGGCINNAVRLQTNRDKYFLKFNESAAAYEMFDAEARGLQLLAATESLTTPRVIHAGKQQGRSYLLLEFFEPTIPQRNYWEQLGHGLAKLHRHRQQQFGLGFNNYIGSLPQSNEWMSDGIEFFIEKRLRVQAGLAYYNNLIDSSLLRQLDRFYQKLPDLIPNTSASLLHGDLWGGNIITGHRGEPCLIDPAVYFGFREAEIAYTQLFGGFEQHFYDAYREVMPLDGNFRERVPIYNLYPLLVHLNLFGESYLSSIEQTLRRFL, encoded by the coding sequence ATGTTTTCAGCCGATGCACAAAACCAGTTTTTTGAATCCGTACTTTTTGAAGCAACGGGTTGGGAGCATCAAATAGAAGATATGCAGTTTTTGCATGGCGGCTGTATCAACAATGCCGTGCGGCTGCAAACCAATCGGGATAAGTATTTTTTGAAGTTTAATGAGTCGGCGGCAGCCTATGAAATGTTTGATGCCGAAGCAAGGGGGCTGCAACTTTTGGCAGCCACCGAGTCGCTCACTACGCCGCGAGTCATCCATGCGGGCAAGCAGCAGGGGCGTTCCTATTTGTTGTTGGAGTTTTTCGAGCCAACCATCCCGCAACGCAACTACTGGGAGCAATTAGGACATGGGCTTGCTAAACTGCATCGCCATCGGCAGCAGCAATTCGGGCTTGGTTTCAACAACTATATCGGCAGCTTGCCGCAAAGCAATGAGTGGATGAGCGATGGCATTGAATTTTTTATAGAAAAGCGGCTGCGTGTTCAGGCAGGGCTGGCCTACTACAATAATTTGATAGACAGTTCGTTATTAAGGCAATTAGATAGGTTTTACCAAAAGCTACCCGATTTGATACCTAATACTTCGGCATCATTGCTGCACGGCGACTTGTGGGGCGGAAATATTATCACAGGACACAGAGGAGAACCCTGTTTGATAGACCCTGCCGTATATTTCGGTTTCCGTGAGGCAGAAATCGCTTACACACAACTTTTTGGCGGGTTCGAGCAACATTTTTATGATGCCTACCGCGAGGTGATGCCCTTAGACGGCAACTTTCGCGAGCGTGTACCCATTTACAATCTGTATCCCCTGTTGGTTCATCTTAATCTGTTTGGCGAGAGCTATCTGAGCAGCATCGAGCAAACGCTCCGACGTTTTTTGTAA
- a CDS encoding GAF domain-containing protein → MGQQLQGFYREATELGGIPARTKLSIMTKISSIEASVLEDKPEVVASFAKAMEHIRKEFGKAPESSLNNPLPQSSSSTVQADNRKNLNLLSDFFAQRELYLRNADLLFYRVTELLSQMIHVERASVWLYNADHSAIVCRDLFTKSDAQHTAGAMLEAKMFPRYFATIRTERTLAANNAHIHPGTSEFSEPYLKPLGINSMLDVPIWVKGEMVGVLCHEHVGMPRNWTAEEEQLAYLMANVLATFMEFNQMS, encoded by the coding sequence ATGGGACAACAGTTACAAGGCTTCTACCGCGAAGCTACCGAATTGGGCGGTATTCCTGCACGCACCAAACTTTCCATCATGACCAAAATCTCATCCATTGAGGCGAGTGTTTTGGAAGATAAGCCCGAGGTAGTGGCCTCTTTTGCAAAAGCGATGGAGCATATCCGCAAAGAGTTTGGCAAAGCGCCGGAAAGTAGCCTAAACAACCCGCTGCCGCAAAGTTCGTCAAGTACGGTACAAGCAGACAATAGAAAAAATCTGAACTTACTTAGCGATTTTTTTGCTCAGCGCGAATTGTACCTTCGCAATGCAGATTTGCTGTTTTATCGTGTAACCGAGCTGTTATCGCAAATGATTCATGTTGAGCGTGCAAGCGTATGGCTGTATAATGCAGACCATTCAGCTATTGTTTGCCGCGATTTATTCACCAAATCCGATGCGCAGCATACGGCCGGGGCAATGCTGGAAGCTAAAATGTTTCCGCGTTATTTTGCCACTATCCGCACAGAGCGTACGCTGGCAGCCAATAACGCACACATACACCCGGGAACAAGTGAATTTAGTGAGCCCTATTTGAAGCCTTTGGGCATAAATTCTATGCTGGATGTCCCTATTTGGGTTAAAGGTGAAATGGTAGGAGTGCTGTGCCATGAGCACGTTGGTATGCCCCGTAATTGGACAGCCGAAGAGGAACAATTAGCCTATCTGATGGCCAATGTTTTGGCTACCTTTATGGAGTTCAATCAAATGTCATGA
- a CDS encoding NAD(P)H-dependent flavin oxidoreductase: MSFSNRITELLNIRYPIIQAGMVWCSGWRLAAAVSGAGGLGIIGAGSMYPDVLREHIRKCRAALPPQTTFAVNVPMLYPDIDKHMAIIMEEQVPVVFTSAGNPATWTGTLKATGIRVVHVVSSVKFAQKAEQAGVDAVVAEGFEAGGHNGREETTTFCLIPMVRQAIQIPLIAAGGIANGAGMLAAFALGAEGVQIGTRFAVSEESSAHSAFKAKVIGIKEGETELVLKQLAPVRLIKNEFYQQVKQAELRGATAEELRTLLGRGRAKKGIFEGDMTEGELEIGQIAALIDSIKPAAQIVDEIWQEFRQELNRLRQLPA, encoded by the coding sequence ATGAGTTTTAGCAACAGAATTACGGAACTGCTGAATATCCGATACCCCATTATTCAGGCAGGTATGGTATGGTGCAGCGGTTGGCGGTTGGCGGCTGCCGTATCCGGTGCCGGAGGTTTAGGCATCATTGGTGCCGGTTCTATGTATCCTGACGTGCTGCGCGAGCACATCCGCAAGTGCCGTGCGGCCTTGCCGCCCCAAACGACTTTCGCCGTTAATGTCCCTATGCTCTACCCCGATATTGATAAGCACATGGCTATCATTATGGAGGAGCAAGTACCTGTTGTGTTCACCTCGGCGGGCAACCCTGCCACTTGGACGGGCACGTTGAAAGCTACCGGCATTCGCGTGGTACACGTGGTTAGCAGTGTCAAATTTGCCCAAAAGGCCGAACAGGCAGGGGTAGATGCAGTAGTGGCAGAAGGCTTTGAGGCCGGCGGGCACAATGGCCGCGAGGAAACCACTACTTTCTGCCTGATTCCGATGGTGCGGCAGGCCATACAAATTCCGCTGATTGCTGCCGGCGGCATTGCCAACGGGGCGGGTATGTTGGCCGCCTTTGCGCTGGGGGCAGAGGGCGTGCAAATAGGCACTCGTTTTGCCGTTTCGGAGGAATCATCTGCCCATTCTGCATTTAAAGCAAAAGTTATCGGAATAAAGGAAGGCGAAACAGAGTTGGTTCTCAAACAGTTAGCTCCTGTGCGATTGATTAAAAATGAATTTTACCAACAAGTTAAACAGGCGGAACTGCGAGGTGCTACGGCCGAAGAACTGCGCACGCTGTTGGGCAGGGGGCGCGCCAAAAAAGGCATATTTGAAGGCGATATGACCGAAGGAGAATTGGAAATCGGGCAAATTGCCGCACTGATAGACAGCATTAAGCCTGCCGCACAGATAGTAGATGAAATTTGGCAGGAGTTCAGGCAGGAACTTAACCGATTGCGACAACTGCCTGCTTAA